Proteins encoded in a region of the Elaeis guineensis isolate ETL-2024a chromosome 7, EG11, whole genome shotgun sequence genome:
- the LOC105049361 gene encoding metal tolerance protein C4, which translates to MLCTCRFNPSSYYTQSGASLLVAINAVKKGVVAEGMEIWDHIWRGHEPTSVAVMTEDGAAVTGLAIAAASLVAVNTSGNAIYDSIGSMILVIYLERYVVFLSLNV; encoded by the exons ATGCTCTGCACCTGTAGGTTTAACCCATCTTCATACTATACACAGTCAG GTGCTTCTCTGCTTGTTGCCATTAATGCTGTCAAGAAAGGTGTGGTTGCAGAAGGAATGGAAATATGGGACCATATTTGGCGTGGTCATGAACCAACATCAGTTGCTGTTATGACAGAG GATGGTGCTGCAGTAACAGGTCTGGCCATTGCTGCAGCTTCATTGGTGGCTGTTAACACATCAGGAAATGCAATTTATGACTCAATTGGTTCCATGATATTGGTTATTTACTTGGAAAGGTATGTTGTTTTTCTTAGCCTCAATGTCTGA